The Rhodothermales bacterium genome window below encodes:
- a CDS encoding FAD:protein FMN transferase has translation GYPARNSLLSVSILAADCMTADAYATAAMVMGAESALEFLGERPELEGFFVTAGPDSTYIETMTPGFEGRLVDLPGAVGSGM, from the coding sequence CGGGGTACCCCGCGCGGAACAGCCTGCTGAGCGTGTCCATACTGGCCGCCGACTGCATGACGGCGGATGCCTATGCCACGGCCGCGATGGTGATGGGCGCCGAAAGCGCGCTGGAATTTCTGGGCGAACGCCCCGAGCTGGAAGGGTTTTTTGTAACCGCCGGTCCAGATAGTACCTATATCGAAACCATGACACCGGGTTTCGAAGGCCGGCTGGTTGACCTACCCGGCGCGGTAGGATCAGGGATGTGA